The DNA window CACCCGCGCTGGCCTCCTAGTGTAGTTCCCCGCGTTGGATGTCACCTCCCGCCATCGGCTACTCGACGCCGGATCTAGCCGTGGGGGCACCGGATCTGGTCGGTGCAGCACTGGATCTACCACCTCACACCAGAGTTCGCTGTCGTAGCCCCTCCGGCTTCCCAAGCTCCACATAGCCTCCCTCGCGTCGGAGACGGAGTGTCGCCGAGGTCTGGCCGGAATTTTCACAAAAGAATTTAGTAATAAATccaaaatttatagttttgcagggtaaaaaaaacacaataaaaCTTTCATTATATGTCATCAAGCAATCATTTTAATAGTTCATccagaaaataattttaataaagTAGAAGTGATTTAGAAGTTAAAATGGGAATAACTTTGTATCGGACAGCATCTAATGGACGGAACTAAATCAATATATTAACcttgatgttttattttttttttcgatgggATCACAAAAGAAGAGTATGAGCTCTGCGATGGGTTTTTGCGGAATGGGGGCCAACGCGTTTGTGCACACTTCTCAGCACGTGGTTTGACCTGCTATAATCGGACGGGTGAGATAAGAGTTGCAAGATTAGACCAACCAGTGACGGTGAGATTAGAGCTACACGATTAAAATAAGGATGTGACTACACAGTTAGTGGTAACTGtattgtctaaaccagctaccactctatATATGAGAGAccctatccacctatacttcaaataaaaatttctcttaaactacttatccgatctacgatccgattacaccgttgtgttcataacaattaaatctttataacaagatctcacatgattatattttgatgaaaaaacataaattacttttatagtatatctaaattacttttagatttcactaaattacttcttagacatataaaaataaatttaataaaacctaaaattaatttgcatatattatagaagtaacttataacaaaaagagtgtaactttaatgcatgtcttttttttattggacgtgactacacagctagtggtagctgatTTGTACTCCATCTCCTTTGAACTTGAAAAATGCAATAGTATGTATCttttttaatctctttaataacttatatctttttaaaaaggtACACTGGTGGGCAAATGCCTGGTAGTattcatttcaaaaaaaaacttatgtcTTTTAGATCACAtattacttctaatgtcgtgataAAGTTACTTccattttgttttaagttacttttataatatatgtaaattacttttagactttattgaatttacttttatatgactaagaaataatttagtcatatctaaaagtaacttatatatatatgataaaagtaacttacgtatataataaaagtaatttataaatataaatattttttcatcgtaatataatcatgtaagatcttgttgtaaagatttaattgtaacgaacacaacggtataatcggattatagatcggataagtaatttaagagaaaacttTATTTGAATAGGAAAAAGATATACATGTCTATTGAGAAATAAGGCACACACTATGTCAATCCTTCTCGTTGCGCCATTACAGCGCGGCCACGTGGATGGACGATAGGCGCGATCGATCGGCTATGAGACGCGTCGCGTGATACGACTAAAGCGAGAAGCCTCTCAGTTTAGATTTTACGTTAAAACAACTAGTGCACACCGTTTAGATTTTCATAAATTCATACAGAGAATCGATGGTCGACGCTCTAGCAAAATCATCGCACTACAATTAGGGTGTGTTttagaattgaaaaaaataataaaagggatGTGCTTCTGtgctctgaaaaaaaaacttgcactTAATTAAAAGGGAGATTAGCACTTAATTATCATTAGCGAGGGGGTAATTTCGTGCAAAGATTTTCGAGCCCATATCCAGCCCAGTCCATCTGAAGCGATCCCCACCCCCTACTAGTCCACCACGGCGCCGCTCCTCAaccgcaccgccgcgccgatTTTCGCCTTGCCGTCGCTGCTCTGCCCTCTTCTTCAGTTAAAAGGATACCTGAGTAGCTATGGCCTGAGTGACAGTAAATTCAGTTTCAGCCTTAAATTGTCTCCTCAAAGATTTGCCTTCAAGTTACAGAACAGAGTCAATGCCTTATTGCTGCAATCTGACTTGCAAATTTGGTTGTACATATACACATCTGGCACAAGCTTCATATTTACAAGCACCATGAAAACCTCATATGCAGTCCCAGCGCTGCCACTTTTCAATAGAATCGAGAGAATGGCATTCGCAATAGGTGACGATGGTtgggcgacgccgccgacgcgcggGTTGTGGAGGAGCGATGGCAGCGCCGACGGTGGCGGAGGGAGGCAGGAAGCGGCGTGGGGAGGGAgccgggcggcgaggcggcgttgcgaggggaagaagagggcaGAGCAACGGTGGCAAGGCGAAAatcggcgcggcggtgcggtTGAGGAGTGGCGCCGTGGTGGActgatgggggggggggggggggtggggatCGGACTGGGCTGGATATGGGCTCGAAAATCTTTGGACGAAATTACCCCTCGCTAATGATAATTAAGTGCTAATCTCCCTTTTAATCACAGCCACTGATTCGCTTTAACTTTcgtgcaagtttttttttttcggagcATAGAAGCACATCCCGTAATAAAAAGATTGATAATATACACAACACAAGATAAGTCACTagtacatataattaattaagtatttaattatatcaaacttgaaaatggattaaaatttttaaaacttttctataggaaaattttgaaggaaaaaaaaagcactatTTAACCTTCAGGAAGCGTAAGTGTAAAAAACGAGGGATTTTTCTCCCCCTTGTGCTTttctcaaacacagccttagagcaGATAGAAATAATATAACAAGAACAGTAATTCATGTCAATAAACGATCCGGAGGGACAGAAGCATGACACAGAACAAATTCATGTCTGCCCAAACTTCACTTATTCATAATTTGTAAGTATGAAACCACATGCAAATTGATACACAGCTGGAGGGTAAAGGAAATCATAGCCAGCCCCATAGCACTCCATTTTTGTGAACAAAGTCTCTACTCCAGTTTTGCAGTTGGcacaaatacaatattttcACGATAAAGATCGGGTAGCACTCTACTGCCTCAAGCTTTGCAAGATATATTGCGCATACAGGTCCCTGAgattaaataaacaaaaatatgtgtTAATATATGCCAAAAGGAATAGTGGTATCTTCATACCTATTCCACAACACACACAATCACATCTTGTTATGGACTTATATTTCACTGCAGAACAGAGAACTTACATGGAGTACTGAATGGCGTCACGAGCAGTGTTGGCAGGCAAGAATGCATCAACAGCAACCTCCTTGTTCTCATTCTTCTTGTCTAAAAACATATTGTTAAGGACAATAACAGATGTATGCATGACCAATACTATACTATATGGGATATGCAATTTAAACCATAAAACGGACTATGAGGATACAGTCTTCAAAGAAGCGTTTAATCTCTTGGAGGCGGTGAGGAGACAGCTCACTGATGTCATTGTAATGACGGTATTCAGGATCATCAGCACATACTGCTATTATCTTGTCATCCTTCTCACCCTGATCACAAAATCCAATatcgtcagtaaaaaaaaacaaaacaaaaagagTGAACCCGTGCAGGTCTTTTTCCCTTTGCTACAAACAGAACAGTAGAAAATATACCTGGTCAATCATGGGCATAAGGCCAATTGCTCTAGCACGGAGGAAGGAACCAGGAATAACAGGCTCCTGTGTGGATTAAAAGAACACATTACCACGAGATAATGGCACAATATATTCCACACTGTAGTAAAAAAGAGAATGGTTTTGAGGTGCAACTAAAAAACTACTGGTGCTTGTTCAAAAGTGTCAATGCCAAAGGACTTGCAGGCTGATCCCCTGCTCTCAGACACTATCAGTTAATAATGCAAAGGACTGTTTTGCatgtttaaaagaaaagaagcacAATGGAGTTACCTGCATCAGGACCAGAACATCCATTGGATCATTGTCTTCACAAAGTGTCCTTGGAATGAAACCATAATTATGGGGATACACAACTGATGAGTATAGGACACGGTCGACCTGTCAAATTATGAAGCACACAGTTACAAAAATGTAATATTCTTTGACAAGAATAAACTCCTACAGCTTACAAATGCAGACCTATCAAATAATACAACACAGTAACACAAGTACATGGTGGTGGTGCATACTTTTAATTCCTTACGTAagtacacaaaaaataattatgaaattagtCCATATTGTTCTTGAAATAGAGTTGTGGTAATGATATGCAAGCAATCATTTTACAAATAGAACACACACCTTAATCAGTCCAGTTTTCTTGTCAAGCTCATATTTCACTTTGCTTCCCTTGGTGATCTCAACAACCTGTGGTGTGATATAAATGGAAGCCATTAACCATGTAGGTTGCATGCACTGTCAGGAACCGACTGTAGATAAAGCTTCTAGAATCGTTAAACAGAACAATCAAAACCACTCGACACACTTGTTTTGACTCATAAGCAATTGTTTCCCAGCAGACTAACATTCCTTGTTGTTtacccccgcaaaaaaaaaaaaaatccttgttgtttgcaccagaatcaaataTCAGTAAAGTTAAAATATTCAGTGAAAATCTTAATAGtagaaaaagggggaaaggtGAAATTCACAACGTGCCCATGAGTCTACTAGTGGTTCTATTTTAATTCGAATCAAAATCCTACCTACAATTTATCCAAAGGTATAAACAGTTCAAGAAGCATAAAATTCCCATGGCAGCATATGGCTACACCTACCAGTCTGCCACCTAATACACATCATCCTGCTACTACCAAGATTTACAGAAGGCACATGCTGCGCCCACAAAAGATAGATGCTTGATGCCATGATATCAACAAAGTTGCTGAGAAACTGATGGAGATCAGCAGAAGGTTTAGAAATGTTAAGAACTTATAAATGTAAGTACTTTTCCAACTAGGTTTATTTATGATTGGCATCTGTTGTTCCATGGCTTGATCAATCCACTTAAAGTTCCAGGTTTGGTGCAATACCAAGGATGTTGCAACTGTCTTTAATTTTTGTTTAACTTAAATTCAGTGGCCCCCATTCTCTTGCCTGATTAAATTGGTATGAAGAGCTGAATTCTAATTATTCATTCATCATGCTCTTTGCCTGGTGAGTGAATTTCTTTATTCCTTGAGAGTGTCATGTTACTTCTTTGTAACTGGAAAGTACAACACCTATTGAACTGTAAATTTAGCAAACACCAAAAGCTGTCGCGGACCTCTACAGAGTCAATATTAATTGGACAGATATTATTTCCGATTTCAACATGTTTCAACCCGTCTAGCGGCAAAATTGTGCAGCCTACAGCCCGCCAAGGAAACTTATTTTGCACGCACTCTGGCATCATATGTATAGGTAAAGGCAGAGATGACACTTACAACGTTGAAGACAGCAGGAGCACCAGGGCCTGTTGAACCAAATTAAGTGAGATGATGCATGCCACATAGTGTTGTGGGTGAGCCATAAAGAGAGATGGGAAAGACAGTTCCATACCGATCTCAAGATCATGCCACGGATGTGCAGCTACTGATCTCCTCGACAAGGAGGACAGGATCCTCTCGTTGAGCTTAGGGGCGCGCCTGGGCTGCCCAGCAGCAGCATTGGTGTCCTCTTCACTCATCCTCCTATGATCATATCATAATAGGAACCATAGATCAAGCATCAATATAGCTGCtatcagaatgaaaaaaaataaatatatttttaattagcTTGAGCTGCAGCCTAGCAGGTCGAGCAAACATCTAGCAAAAAGCagagttgcaacttgcaaagtTGCTTTCTTTTCCCCTACCGGAACTAAATACAGTCAAGCTGTATACAGTATACAACCCCCTGACCTGAGGCTAACATCCATGAGATGAGCATCCGAACAAGATACAGTCGTTGATCCGATTGATCTTAACACCTACCTACTACACTCAGATCAGATCCAGGGTCATGTATGAACCCCACCCAATCCCTTTGGAAGCAGAAACCAAATCCGCAACAAACTAAACTCGATGTAATATGGCTTCCGCTCAGATTGGACGCAACCCACAGCAAATAAATCCAAGTCCTGAGAAATAGCGCGgatgaggagggggaagggagaggataCCTTGGATTGGAATGGCGGCTGAAGGGgtggaaggtggcggcggcggcggcgaagaagaagaaatgaaatgattccctgcactgcactgcacccTCCGTCTGAGGAAACAGTATTAAAGACGGGTGGGATGACAATTTCTACTTAACTCCCTCCTTCTAACGTTTTAATACAAAATGAGCCCCTAATGCAAGTACTTGTGCTAATGCTAGTGCGCGTCTCGTGTGCCAATCTTTGGACTGGGAGCTCCCATGTTTTGGCAGCAAGTGGGAATATCCAATATCGCCCCTGAACTTTTTATTCGTTCTTTGTGATGGTAGAAAATCATGTCCCTTTCAAGGCttttgttttaaaatgttttatttGAGAGGAATTGCTTGAAATTACTTGCACCTGCTCAACTAGTACACTACTGAATTAAAGTTGACCTGATGCGGTTTGTGTTGGTCATCGCATTCGCAGACGGCCATCAACCTTCGAAAAAGGGCTCGGGACATTGCCTGCCGAGTTGGTTGGTAGTACAGTGTTCCAATCGATCCCCATGTCCATCCATGTGGGCTCTTGTTTGACAGCGCCAAGCTCAGTTCAAGTGGATTCGATTCGATCGCGATTCCATATTTCCATGCCGTTTTGGAGTCAACTCGGTTTTTGGTCGGTCACACAGGTAAACTAGAAGGCAGGTTGACCGCTCCAAGCTGCATAGTCCTTCTCACGATGCTCTTTTCTGATCCTCAAGACGCTCGAGCATCCAATGCTCTTTTCTGTTGTCCGTAGTACTTCTACTCGGCTATCTCAGCTACAAGAGTGGATATCACACACAGAATTTTGACTGCGTTAGTTTGTGTGATATAGGGTGAGAAAgcatctcgttttccgcgcgcacgcttcccaaactattaaacggtgcgtttttttacaaaagttttctataggaaagttactttaaaaagtcatattaatccatttttgatatttaaaatagttaatactcaattaatcatgcgctaatggctcacctcattttgtatatcttcccaatctccttttcctcaaacacacccttatacTCGAGTACTAaattattaggattttttttatcttattttctttcttgcttgcttgcttgtgtGGAAATGTGAAAATTGAGCGTCTCGCTTACAAATATTACAAAAGTATGGGCGAAATGAAGAAGCAAAACGGCAacggaaaaaaatgaaacaaaaagaaagtatagTGGTCACCGTCGTGCCAGTAGGTACTAGACCTTTTCATGTCGTCATTCAGCAACGTTGTTGGAGACTCGAGTGGAGAAGGCGTTGTTGGAGTGCAGCCTGTCGCCATAAGATTGGAGGAAATGCGCAGTTTGTCAGTGTGCGGTGTGCCTGAGTTGCGGCTCAACTTGAGACGACGTCCGAGGTAAAGAAAACGTCGACAGACGTTGCCGGCTCACAACGGAGGTGGAGGTAGGGATGGAAACGGAGCGGATATTTTTTGGATatttcggatacggatacgaatacgaatatggtatcagggtttccgtcggatacggataataattcggatatccggtgaacagtgctattcggatatccgcaggacccatgagacatacctcatttctttctaactctataaccttcaatatacctttatagattttaatagtagtttatctcttaacactagtccatactattaatattatttaaattttaagaaatatttataaattatacctcattttatattaaatgagctaattatatatgttgatatttgtttctattagaagttgagttggttttcgtgttccgagaaaaatttgtttccatattcgtgtccgatcatattcgattcttatttgTATTCaagataatccgtatttgtttccgtattcgagctatctgtattcgttttcgtatctggtaaaaaaaatatgaaaacgaatatggtatgagcattatctgACCGTATCCgttccgttttcatccctaggtGGAGGCAGAGACGGCGGCCCAATGGAACGGATTCGTCGCAAAGAAGGTAAAGGCGGGGACGTCATTTGAGTTGGGTAGAGTCGCCACCACCTATTGCGGACATCGGGATTAGACGGTGTCGCGGCGCCAGGTAAAGATATAGGTATTTGGTATGCTTGTGTAATGTATCGAACTGTTAATGGGCCTATTGGACCTGCTGGGAGTAATTCAGTCAATCTAGTTAACTGAGGTTGGTAATTGAATAAAATTCGGTTAGTTAGATCCTAAGATCAAACCAGTGGCCGAGTTTTTTCATTTTACAAGGATACCACTTGAACGATATTTTTGAcgatatttttataattttatagcgGTAATCTTATAATAACGATTCAAAccaataataaatttataattgcCCCCTTTTTTTCCACCACTGGGTTATAGATTGAGATCCTAGCGAGTTGGTTATGATAAACTTTTCCACAAgtgatcgagagagagagagagatggtacAGTGACCGTGCTAGTAGTCCAATTTTCATGCCCCCATGTGGGCTCATTCATGTTTGACAGCAGCAGGCTTTGCCTCCTAACTCCTGACTATAGATAGATAGCTCGACCATACTAGTACTATACTGTACTGTATATCGATTCGATTGCGATTGCGATTCCATGGCGTTTTGGACTCAAACTCGGTtttttcggtcggtcggtcaCACAGGTAACAACAGCCAAGTTTACTGCTCCAGGGAGACTCGCAAATAATTACACGACGCTCGAGCATCCAATGCAGTGCTCTCTCTTCTACTACTCTTCCTTACCTAGCTAGTACTCCTACTTGCCCATCTCAGCTAGTACAAGCGTGGAGATGGATCATACACAGAATTTATACTCCAGTACTACTCGTAAATTAATTATCATCTTGTCTTATTTCTTTCTACAAGGCGATCGAGTACTTGCTTGCTTACAGTTACAGTTACAGACACTAGAAAAGTACTCCATGGGCGAAATGAAGAGGTAAAACAGCAGCGAATGGAACAGAAAGGAAGGcatggtggtggtcgtcgtggCATGGATGGCGTCTAGTGTTAGTAGCAACTCTTCTCATTATTACTGTACTGGATCTATCCATCCATCAGCTTTTGCTGCTAACGCTAATAGCCTCTCTCATCTCAGTATATTCATCAGTAAAAAGCAATGGACTGCTGCTTGTGCAGGTGAGGGAGTGAGCGAGCACTATACTAGTAGTggtaagagaagagagaaatctaagagagagagagagagagatggatcatcaccagcaccacgagcagcagcagcagcggatgGTGGAGATGCGGATGGGGATGGCGATGGGCGAGGCGTACGtcgggggaggagaggtggtggcgcgggaggcggcggcgcaggcgctgggggcggtggtgCAGCTGCACTTCGACAAGACGCTGGAGAAGAAGCGGGCGGCGGACGCGCAGAAGCAGGAGCTGTGGCGCCTCTTCCtcgccttcttcctcttcctcgccatcctcctctccgccgtcgcccagTCCCCGCCGTCCCGCCTCCAGTGCCGCCACCTCTGGgcccccgccggcctcctctccctcgcccaCCTCGCCTTCTACGCCGCCGTCGCACACCACCTCCGATGCCTCAACGGATTCAGGTCGCTCTAATTGCCTCTTGCTTAATTTGCTTGCTACTACTTAATTACTAGCTTACTTACTTAGCAGCAATTAATGACGCGCGAATGAATATACTAGGTACCAGCGGCGTTGCCACAAGCTGACCCTGGCGCTGGCGGCGGACAGGCTGCGGATGCTCAAGTCCGGCGGCGACGTGGTGGCGGCCGCCGACGTGGAGGTGCCGTACCAGGAGCCGCCCGAGAGCTACCTGGCCAAGTTCAAGCGCAGCTGGGCCATCCACTTCGCCTTCCTCATCACCACCTTCGccttctccgtcgccgccgccgtcgccatcctctgCTTCTAGCTCTCAGATCTCCTCTCAACTGGACTACTCCTCCAATCCAATCTTACTAGTAGGAGATTTTGATTGATCATCAGATCAGATGATGGAAGAGTCGTTCGTTGTTTATCTCTACTGTaatccctccctctctttctcttgtcGTATTCATTGTGATTTATTAGTAGAATGTTCTATGTTAATTGCCTTTCAGCGAGAGGCCCTCACATGCATTATCTCAATTGTCAGCCAGTGTCACATTCACTCGCTCAAATCgcggcagcagccagcagccacTGTGGCAAAAGCAACTGTATTTATCCTTAACTACAGTATCTAGTACTATGATCTCTCTTGGAGATTGGTTAGTTTGTGAGTAAAAGCTGCCAAGCTTGTTGCTATCATTATTGATGTTGATGCAACCAACGTCGCTTTTAAGTACCACGGCGACGATTTCACTGTACCAATAGTACATATTTCTTGGTTCCAGTCCTGCTTTCTCCCGACCAAATCATAACATAAACCCAAAGACAACATGACGCCACATCGTCCAGAcaattgtttaggttaatcaaaTCGTCATTAGTTAGAGCTTGTTACACAGTGCCGCACAACACATGACACAAGAAGAAACAGCAAACACAGGTGATAGGCTCTTCAATCAACTTTTCTCATATTGTGTGTGTAAAAGTGTGTTTCTGTGAACAGTGTTTGTTTTATTCGCTCAAGGAATAggaaatcaaatcaaatgaaGGAATAGATGTTTGTTACAGTGATTAGTAGTACGTACATGTTTGTTACAACAGCACAAATCCCCTTCCTTCTCTGAGCTTGGTGAGTTGGTGAACTGAATGTGTCATCCGATTGATGCTCTGAAACAATGCAGCAGCTTCATGCTTGGCCTTGTCAGCTACAAACCTTGGAATGCTGTTGCTGCGAGTTCACAGCCTCCAGCAACTGCAAGCTTGAACCACCATCGATGCAAGAGGAAAGCTAAGCAGCCTTGAGGACATTGCAGAGAGAATTGTATGCGTTGACACAAAGCTTAAACTTCTCTTCGGCCACGGCCTGGGCACATGTAAAACAGAGTATGCAGTTATACCCTCTGTTTAGTGTTTACCAACTTACCATCCGTTGTTTTGCACATTGATTTGTTACAGACCAATCAGTACATTGGCTGCATCAAGACAATGTCGTATGCTGTTGTTTACTCCAAATCAAACAAGAAGGAAAGGGTTACCTGTGATGAGCCTGGGTGCTTGTCAGGGTGCCACCTCAGAGCAGATGCCCGGAAACTGCACACCGAAAGTAATTCAGGTGAACGCTAGTGGAGCACCTACTTGGAGCACCTACTTGTAGTGCCCGGAAACTACGCTAAACATTTCTGTATGTGCACCTACGCTAGTGGAGCACATACAGAAATGGTAGTGATAGCAAGACAATAATTCGAGGAATGGTACAAAAATTCACAACTTACGCAGTTTTGACAGCATCTAGAGTTAGTGGACCACAAGCTGGTAGTCCAAGAATAGCCCGGTGTGCATGTGACCcaattttggttgtttcatCCTCACTTTCATCGTCACTATCGCTACAAACTCTTTCTCTCTTCGATTCACCAGTCCTTCGAAATCTGGACGATGAATCTCCGAAGCTAAAACTCTCCCACGATATATGGGACCAGGTAAAACGATGATTCTCACCGAACATGTCTTCAAAGATTTTGTCAGGATGCACATAATACTCCTCACGGAAGAAATTGTAGAACCTCTCCCTGTCTTTTTTACCTGCAAAATATTATAAGAACATTCTCACCTATGTGACATTTATGGTGTTCTGTAAACTAATTTGAAGTGATCTGAGTGGGTCACAGCAACAGCACAAATCCATGTGACACAACAAACTGCAGTCGAATTATGCATGCTCTGCAGGTCACTAAAATATGAAGTATGAACAGACCAGTATGTTTTTGCACCATTTTCAAGTCAATAAATAACATCCTGATATGTGCAGTTACAGATATGCAGAAAAGGTAATAGCAGAAATAACATAGCAAAAAGCCTAGAGCTGCATTTGGTTTAAGGAGCAGGGTTAATATGTCGGTTAGGGGTTCAACCCACACAGACACCTCCTACTCCTCAACTTAACCAGTTCAGACTTGTAATCATACTAATGCATGATAAAGTTAACCGACCACGGATGACCTTAAGATACCACTGGAGCGGCAGATAAATTATGAATGCGATACATGATAGTATGATACATCAGAGATGCTCAAAACCAGACGAATAGATTCAAGTGAAGGTAGTACGCGTCTATTTTCGTTTTGGAAGAGGAACATACATTTTCTGTGATGGTGTACACCTTGTCGCGACTTTGTTGAGCCATGAGACTGAGATCCTTTCCTAAAGGTTTTGAATCGTGGGATATCATGCGAATTAGCAAAGCTGCCCGTACTTCCACCCTGGATAAACACATGTAATATTGCGACATCAAATGTTATTGGTTGTTTTTGCAAATATCTTATCCTAAAAGAAATAAAGTATTACCATCAAAAGCTTTTTGAAGAGTAAATAGATTATTTGTGCTAGTTAGAGGAAGGACAAAAATCTGGAAATGACAACTCACAACAGAAATTCTCACC is part of the Oryza glaberrima chromosome 4, OglaRS2, whole genome shotgun sequence genome and encodes:
- the LOC127772070 gene encoding soluble inorganic pyrophosphatase, with protein sequence MSEEDTNAAAGQPRRAPKLNERILSSLSRRSVAAHPWHDLEIGPGAPAVFNVVVEITKGSKVKYELDKKTGLIKVDRVLYSSVVYPHNYGFIPRTLCEDNDPMDVLVLMQEPVIPGSFLRARAIGLMPMIDQGEKDDKIIAVCADDPEYRHYNDISELSPHRLQEIKRFFEDYKKNENKEVAVDAFLPANTARDAIQYSMDLYAQYILQSLRQ
- the LOC127771461 gene encoding uncharacterized protein LOC127771461 translates to MDHHQHHEQQQQRMVEMRMGMAMGEAYVGGGEVVAREAAAQALGAVVQLHFDKTLEKKRAADAQKQELWRLFLAFFLFLAILLSAVAQSPPSRLQCRHLWAPAGLLSLAHLAFYAAVAHHLRCLNGFRYQRRCHKLTLALAADRLRMLKSGGDVVAAADVEVPYQEPPESYLAKFKRSWAIHFAFLITTFAFSVAAAVAILCF
- the LOC127771460 gene encoding uncharacterized protein LOC127771460 isoform X1, whose amino-acid sequence is MQAAAAPWRAVLRTTHLLVDPTRLAASSFHSTPVSSAKWKDKFDCKHEHGARKLSKNYERYVVRQKRAEGKKALKDYLLFGKSSPHLQGGSTGSFANSHDIPRFKTFRKGSQSHGSTKSRQGVHHHRKCKKDRERFYNFFREEYYVHPDKIFEDMFGENHRFTWSHISWESFSFGDSSSRFRRTGESKRERVCSDSDDESEDETTKIGSHAHRAILGLPACGPLTLDAVKTAFRASALRWHPDKHPGSSQAVAEEKFKLCVNAYNSLCNVLKAA
- the LOC127771460 gene encoding uncharacterized protein LOC127771460 isoform X2, with amino-acid sequence MPGYSDSVKHEHGARKLSKNYERYVVRQKRAEGKKALKDYLLFGKSSPHLQGGSTGSFANSHDIPRFKTFRKGSQSHGSTKSRQGVHHHRKCKKDRERFYNFFREEYYVHPDKIFEDMFGENHRFTWSHISWESFSFGDSSSRFRRTGESKRERVCSDSDDESEDETTKIGSHAHRAILGLPACGPLTLDAVKTAFRASALRWHPDKHPGSSQAVAEEKFKLCVNAYNSLCNVLKAA